In Nycticebus coucang isolate mNycCou1 chromosome 24, mNycCou1.pri, whole genome shotgun sequence, a single window of DNA contains:
- the LOC128576410 gene encoding L-threonine 3-dehydrogenase, mitochondrial encodes MPVTRMLRQVVGPELLRPACGCLTSVLPVRFLGSSPQQIIADANFHSASSSETDHPRVLITGGLGQLGVGLANLLRKRFGKDNVILSDIRKPPNHVFHSGPFIYSDILDYKSLREIVVNNRITWLFHYSALLSAVGEANVSLARAVNITGLHNILDVAAEHSVRLFVPSTIGAFGPTSPRNPTPDLCIQRPRTIYGVSKVHAELMGEYYHYRYGLDFRCLRYPGIISADSQPGGGTTDYAVQIFHDAAKHGKFKCNLDSSTRLPMMYIDDCLRATLEVMEAPAKSLSRRTYNISAMSFTPQELALELLKHIPEFQITYNVDAVRQAIADGWPMNLDDSNARKDWGWKHDFDLPELVTTMLNFYGSNTRVARAN; translated from the exons atgccagttactaggatgctgaggcaggtagTGGGCCCAGAGCTACTGCGCCCAGCTTGTGGCTGTTTGACATCTGTCTTGCCAGTCCGGTTTCTGGGCTCCTCCCCTCAGCAAATTATAGCAGATGCCAACTTCCACTCTGCATCTTCCTCTGAAACAGACCATCCACGAGTCTTAATTACAg gAGGTCTTGGCCAGTTAGGAGTGGGGCTTGCTAACCTTTTGAG GAAACGATTTGGGAAGGACAATGTGATTTTGTCCGACATAAGGAAGCCTCCCAATCATGTCTTCCATAGCG gcccatttatttattctgataTCTTGGATTACAAGAGTCTTCGGGAGATTGTGGTGAACAACCGCATCACCTGGCTGTTTCATTATAGTGCTTTGCTCAGTGCGGTTGGAGAAGCAAACGTGTCCCTGGCGAGAGCTGTGAATATAACTG GATTGCATAATATTCTGGATGTTGCAGCAGAGCACAGTGTGCGGCTGTTCGTGCCCAGTACGATTGGGGCTTTTGGACCTACCTCTCCCCGGAATCCGACCCCTGATCTCTGCATTCAGAGACCCAGGACCATCTATGGGGTGTCCAAGGTCCATGCGGAGCTCATGGGAGAA tATTATCATTATCGGTATGGGTTAGATTTCCGATGCCTGAGATACCCTGGAATCATTTCAGCTGACTCCCAACCGGGAGGAGGAACAACTG ACTACGCAGTCCAGATCTTCCATGATGCGGCAAAGCATGGCAAATTCAAGTGCAACCTGGACTCCAGCACAAGGCTCCCAATGATGTACATTGACGACTGCCTCCGGGCCACCCTGGAGGTCATGGAGGCCCCGGCCAAGTCTCTGTCCAGGAGGACCTACAACATCAGTGCCATGAGCTTCACCCCTCAGGAGCTGGCCCTGGAGCTTCTCAAGCACATCCCGGAATTCCAGATCACATACAATGTGGATGCTGTTCGCCAGGCCATAG CGGATGGTTGGCCGATGAACTTGGATGACAGCAACGCTCGAAAGGACTGGGGATGGAAACACGattttgacctcccagagttgGTGACCACAATGTTGAACTTCTATGGCTCCAACACCAGAGTGGCCCGGGCCAACTGA